A DNA window from Ralstonia solanacearum K60 contains the following coding sequences:
- a CDS encoding PTS transporter subunit EIIB, with amino-acid sequence MNEQETAQALLPLLGGPDNVVSLAHCATRLRLVVRDMAKVDHGAIGALALVKGSFSNAGQVQIVVGQGTVNRVHDALQPLLGAPVAASLEDVKREATVRLNPVQRLARTLSDIFVPIIPVIVASGLLMGVLGGCAAWAGPRAATRCSRLPTFLPARPLCSCPS; translated from the coding sequence ATGAATGAACAGGAGACAGCACAGGCCCTGCTGCCGCTGCTGGGCGGGCCGGACAACGTAGTGTCCCTGGCGCATTGCGCGACCCGGCTGCGGCTGGTCGTGCGCGATATGGCCAAGGTCGATCACGGCGCGATCGGGGCGCTGGCGCTGGTGAAGGGCTCGTTCAGCAATGCTGGGCAGGTCCAGATCGTGGTCGGCCAGGGCACGGTCAACCGGGTGCATGACGCGCTGCAGCCCCTGCTCGGCGCCCCCGTGGCCGCATCGCTTGAAGACGTCAAGCGTGAAGCCACAGTCCGGCTCAATCCGGTCCAGCGGCTGGCTCGCACCTTGTCCGACATCTTCGTACCGATCATCCCCGTGATCGTGGCCTCCGGTCTGCTGATGGGCGTGCTCGGGGGCTGCGCAGCATGGGCTGGGCCGAGGGCAGCAACGCGCTGTTCCAGATTGCCGACATTTTTGCCAGCACGGCCTTTGTGTTCCTGCCCATCCTGA
- a CDS encoding LacI family DNA-binding transcriptional regulator: protein MVSIPQKRPTIRDVATLAGVSTSTVSRVLNNSGYVKAEVRERIEAVVSRMHYAPSELAKQLKSQRSGLIGVIIPKINSYTTSEIVAGISSTLAPLRYQMLLANTANSVAEEVTAYDLFRRQRVAGVLHLATTVNTDLIDAIREAGLPIVMIGQDASHLGITSVIQNERSAARQITEHLLSLGHKRVGLVTVGEEDIQVGRERTAGYLDALQARGLPVDPERIICASFRSGAGEEAAERLLRATGDARCTAILAVTDRLAVGVMACLHDHGLRVPDDMAVAGMGDSDTASMVRPALSTVHYDYAGTGAEAAQLMLKLWEAEHTSQVERIVMPYRLALRRST, encoded by the coding sequence ATGGTATCGATTCCACAAAAACGACCGACCATCCGGGATGTCGCCACGCTCGCCGGCGTGTCGACGTCGACGGTGTCGCGCGTGCTGAACAACTCAGGCTATGTGAAGGCCGAGGTCCGCGAGCGCATCGAGGCGGTCGTCTCGCGCATGCACTACGCGCCGTCGGAACTGGCCAAGCAGCTCAAGTCGCAGCGCTCCGGGCTGATCGGGGTGATCATTCCGAAGATCAATTCGTACACCACGAGCGAGATTGTCGCGGGGATCTCGTCGACACTCGCGCCGCTGCGCTACCAGATGCTGCTGGCCAACACGGCCAATTCCGTGGCGGAGGAGGTGACGGCCTACGATCTGTTCCGCCGGCAGCGCGTCGCCGGGGTGCTGCACCTGGCCACCACTGTCAACACCGACCTGATCGACGCGATCCGGGAGGCCGGCCTGCCCATCGTCATGATCGGGCAGGACGCCAGCCACCTGGGCATCACCAGCGTGATCCAGAATGAGCGGTCCGCGGCGCGGCAGATCACGGAGCACCTGCTTTCGCTCGGGCACAAGCGGGTCGGTCTGGTGACGGTGGGCGAGGAAGACATCCAGGTCGGTCGCGAGCGGACGGCCGGCTATCTCGATGCGCTGCAGGCGCGTGGGTTGCCGGTGGACCCGGAGCGGATCATCTGCGCGAGCTTCCGCTCCGGCGCCGGCGAAGAGGCCGCGGAGCGGCTGCTTCGCGCCACCGGCGATGCGCGCTGCACGGCCATCCTGGCGGTCACCGACCGGTTGGCGGTGGGCGTCATGGCCTGTCTGCACGACCATGGCCTGCGGGTGCCCGACGACATGGCGGTCGCTGGCATGGGCGACAGCGACACGGCGAGCATGGTCCGCCCGGCCCTGTCGACGGTGCACTACGACTACGCGGGTACGGGGGCGGAGGCTGCGCAGCTGATGCTCAAGCTCTGGGAGGCTGAGCATACCAGCCAGGTCGAGCGCATCGTCATGCCGTATCGGCTTGCGCTGCGGCGCAGTACCTAG
- a CDS encoding acyltransferase encodes MMWPRWFVRAVCMAVALTCPLAAHASAEDEMQASIGRYEDIYTGVALFASGYHLRAFCNRYPKEGAALRAAVAEFEAAYPDLVGHARQEPWFGMIEASVASSLDLTDDPDDFFHSAERCANSAATVHMLASDPQARALFLAWRFPRPAGTPAQ; translated from the coding sequence ATGATGTGGCCGCGTTGGTTTGTGCGGGCCGTCTGCATGGCGGTGGCGCTGACGTGCCCGCTGGCCGCTCATGCCAGCGCTGAGGACGAAATGCAGGCCAGCATCGGGCGGTATGAAGACATCTACACGGGTGTCGCGCTGTTCGCGAGCGGTTACCACCTGCGGGCGTTCTGCAACCGTTATCCGAAGGAGGGGGCGGCGCTGCGTGCCGCCGTGGCCGAATTCGAGGCGGCCTATCCGGACCTCGTCGGGCACGCCAGGCAAGAGCCATGGTTCGGCATGATCGAAGCGTCGGTGGCATCGTCCCTCGATCTGACGGACGATCCGGACGACTTCTTCCACAGCGCCGAGCGGTGTGCCAACAGCGCGGCCACTGTCCACATGCTGGCTTCGGATCCGCAGGCGCGTGCGCTGTTTCTGGCGTGGCGGTTCCCGCGGCCGGCCGGGACGCCCGCGCAATGA